From a single Streptomyces sp. 1331.2 genomic region:
- a CDS encoding MFS transporter, translating into MGYLALLRAPHVTRLLLGTLLGRLPAGMTALVIALALREAGTPYGRIGLATAAYAISAAVGGPVLGRIVDRTGQPRVLLASAVVAGGGYALLALAPGSPLAAPVGAAIAGLAMPPLEPCLRSLWPDVVEEEQLDTAYAFDSASQQILYVAGPLAVAGIAGLFSPVAALWVAAGLGLAGALIVATAAPAQAWRAPVRAESAGLLGPLRSPGLVLLLVGLAGAGWAVGAQNVLFIAYAEHHTGALPGGAGTLLALAALGGLLGALAYGAVKWRQTTATRTWVMALAMAASYLPLVTLPGPYPMAALAFLSGVMLAPLLAAAFVLVAELAPIGTVTEAFAWLVTLFATGNSLGYAVSGNLAEGSLRAVALCAAGGIALGGLLLFGARRWFRAAPVAPRLAQPVPVG; encoded by the coding sequence ATGGGCTACCTCGCCCTGCTCCGCGCCCCGCACGTCACCCGCCTGCTCCTCGGCACCCTGCTCGGCCGCCTGCCCGCCGGCATGACCGCCCTGGTGATCGCCCTCGCCCTGCGCGAGGCCGGCACGCCGTACGGACGGATCGGGCTGGCCACCGCCGCGTACGCGATCTCGGCGGCCGTCGGCGGCCCGGTGCTCGGGCGGATCGTGGACCGCACCGGGCAGCCCCGCGTCCTGCTCGCCTCGGCCGTGGTGGCCGGCGGCGGGTACGCGCTGCTCGCCCTCGCCCCCGGCTCCCCGCTCGCCGCCCCGGTCGGCGCCGCGATCGCCGGCCTGGCGATGCCGCCCCTGGAGCCCTGCCTGCGCTCGCTCTGGCCGGACGTCGTCGAGGAGGAGCAGCTCGACACCGCGTACGCCTTCGACTCCGCCTCCCAGCAGATCCTCTACGTCGCCGGGCCGCTGGCCGTCGCCGGGATCGCCGGCCTCTTCAGCCCGGTCGCCGCGCTCTGGGTGGCCGCCGGACTCGGCCTGGCCGGGGCACTGATCGTGGCCACCGCCGCACCGGCCCAGGCCTGGCGCGCCCCGGTCCGCGCGGAGTCCGCCGGACTGCTCGGGCCGCTGCGCTCCCCCGGCCTGGTGCTGCTGCTGGTCGGGCTGGCCGGGGCCGGCTGGGCGGTCGGCGCGCAGAACGTGCTGTTCATCGCCTACGCGGAGCACCACACCGGTGCGCTCCCGGGCGGCGCGGGCACCCTGCTGGCGCTGGCGGCGCTCGGCGGCCTGCTCGGCGCACTCGCCTACGGGGCGGTCAAGTGGCGGCAGACCACCGCCACCCGCACCTGGGTGATGGCGCTTGCGATGGCCGCCTCCTACCTGCCGCTGGTCACCCTGCCCGGGCCGTACCCGATGGCCGCACTGGCCTTCCTGTCCGGCGTCATGCTGGCTCCGCTGCTGGCGGCGGCCTTCGTGCTGGTCGCCGAACTGGCGCCGATCGGGACGGTCACCGAGGCATTCGCCTGGCTGGTGACCCTGTTCGCCACCGGCAACTCGCTCGGCTACGCCGTCTCCGGCAACCTCGCCGAGGGCTCGCTGCGCGCGGTCGCGCTGTGCGCGGCCGGCGGGATCGCGCTCGGCGGGCTGCTGCTCTTCGGCGCCCGGCGCTGGTTCCGCGCGGCGCCCGTCGCGCCCCGCCTGGCCCAGCCCGTCCCGGTGGGCTGA
- a CDS encoding dicarboxylate/amino acid:cation symporter, with the protein MSTAPEATSSPSVLARIRKTPFWVQIVAGLVLGVGLGYLARTADISWLATTLETIGKIFVQLLKLAVPPLVFTAIVVSVANLRNVTNAARLATRTLLWFMITSLIAVAIGLGLGLLTNPGQGTNLKTDGLKALDSKGTWIDFLTGIFPTNIVDAFAKVNVLQIVFMAVVVGAAIIKLGAKAEPVLKLSESVLELTQTALWWVIRLSPLGTLGLIGKSVAKYGWDLLKPFATLTLDIYVGCALVLFVVYSLLLRFAAGLNPLHFFKGAWPAIQLAFVSRSSVGTLPVTRRVTEKLGVPSEYASFSVPFGATTKMDGCAAIYPAIAAIFVAQVYNIELGIKDYILIAFVSVVGSAATAGLTGAIVMLTLTLSTLGLPLEGVGLLLAIDPILDMMRTATNVAGQVLVPVVVAARERILDRAAYDNPSGDLYDADVPSAAVREPAAA; encoded by the coding sequence ATGTCCACAGCGCCCGAGGCGACCTCGTCGCCCTCCGTGCTCGCCCGTATCCGCAAGACGCCGTTCTGGGTGCAGATCGTCGCCGGCCTCGTGCTCGGCGTCGGCCTCGGCTACCTGGCCCGGACCGCCGACATCTCCTGGCTGGCCACCACCCTGGAGACCATCGGCAAGATCTTCGTCCAGCTGCTGAAGCTGGCCGTCCCGCCGCTGGTGTTCACCGCGATCGTGGTGAGCGTCGCCAACCTGCGCAACGTCACCAACGCGGCCCGCCTGGCCACCCGGACGCTGCTCTGGTTCATGATCACCTCGCTGATCGCGGTCGCCATCGGCCTGGGCCTGGGCCTGCTGACCAATCCCGGCCAGGGCACCAACCTCAAGACCGACGGCCTCAAGGCGCTCGACTCCAAGGGCACCTGGATCGACTTCCTGACCGGGATCTTCCCGACCAACATCGTCGACGCCTTCGCCAAGGTGAACGTGCTGCAGATCGTCTTCATGGCGGTCGTGGTCGGCGCGGCCATCATCAAGCTCGGCGCCAAGGCCGAGCCGGTCCTCAAGCTCAGCGAGTCCGTGCTGGAGCTGACCCAGACCGCGCTGTGGTGGGTCATCCGGCTCTCCCCGCTCGGCACCCTCGGCCTGATCGGCAAGTCCGTCGCCAAGTACGGCTGGGACCTGCTCAAGCCCTTCGCCACGCTGACCCTCGACATCTACGTCGGCTGCGCGCTGGTCCTCTTCGTCGTCTACTCGCTGCTGCTGCGCTTCGCCGCCGGCCTCAACCCGCTGCACTTCTTCAAGGGCGCCTGGCCCGCGATCCAGCTGGCCTTCGTCTCGCGCTCCTCGGTCGGCACCCTGCCGGTCACCCGCCGTGTCACCGAGAAGCTCGGCGTCCCCAGCGAGTACGCGTCCTTCTCGGTGCCCTTCGGCGCCACCACCAAGATGGACGGCTGCGCCGCGATCTACCCGGCGATCGCCGCGATCTTCGTCGCCCAGGTCTACAACATCGAGCTCGGCATCAAGGACTACATCCTGATCGCCTTCGTCTCGGTGGTCGGCTCGGCCGCCACCGCGGGCCTCACCGGTGCGATCGTCATGCTGACGCTGACCCTGTCCACCCTTGGCCTGCCGCTGGAGGGCGTCGGCCTGCTGCTCGCCATCGACCCGATCCTGGACATGATGCGCACCGCGACCAACGTCGCCGGGCAGGTGCTGGTGCCGGTCGTGGTCGCCGCGCGGGAGAGGATCCTCGACCGCGCCGCGTACGACAACCCCTCGGGCGACCTGTACGACGCGGACGTCCCGTCGGCTGCCGTCCGGGAGCCGGCCGCGGCCTGA